From Toxorhynchites rutilus septentrionalis strain SRP chromosome 2, ASM2978413v1, whole genome shotgun sequence, a single genomic window includes:
- the LOC129766247 gene encoding uncharacterized protein LOC129766247 — protein MSSRGLRSKKTNDVAESETGGQDGTQKVVTEDSETPIPRRSCQICHGENTNQMVRCDVCQKWHHYQCVGVTQVSEKQPWSCAKCKAATGVQDTCSNTIKPPVLLGSQSQKQPEAVPGTSSASLVQQKGTQQSQVVNSIGNKSANETIPNITSLPLKQSANPVLSKTISNAKETLPRKPASNASGVSNRSTQTLLKLKLRKLEEERELERRRTADEAAKDKEFLEKKYKILEEMASEGGSNDGDAMSRVEEWMDETVNQNGNQPGNPPPLGCTSCNRSQINTQRINCAPLPQTTCEVPNQTLVPVPQQQNNYRPVYDDDDVEQCPLTRKQLAARQAISKELPTFSGNPEEWPLFLSSFNSTTAICGFSDAENIIRLQKCLRGRAYEAVKSRLMHPANVVGVITTLKMLFGQPEAIVHTLIAKINSLPALREDKLETLVNFAVSVDNFCATVDACELEEHLYNVSLMHQLVSKLPSSIKLNWAQYRQTLPAVNLASFSHWLYSLAEAASAITIPNDIGDIRTTRSENRGNKKGNTFVNSHSEDVSPETYSQKSSFVRTASEGCMICKGMCKSICKCKRFLEMSRDSRWAVVREYGLCRRCLRRHYGGCQARLCGKNGCQFKHHELLHNDEKKPPNAEVVEAITPQSSSSSNHQGCHTHQVKSSRTLFRYLPVRLHGKHGSICTFAFLDDGSSLTLVDSDLADELRLEGEVKPLCLHWTGGTQRQEETSRVVSFEVAGIRDESHKFSLTGVRTVNELLLPPQTLNIEELSRLYPHLRNLPILSYEAVRPRILIGMKDQHLTLVLKSREGGPNQPLAVKTRLGWTVCGGANENDTPNLVHSIFHICPCENRSDDDLHQAMKRYFSLDSLGVVKSGTSLLSRDEQRAQSLLQSLTKFTGTRFETGLLWRYDEVRLPDSRAMAMRRFQCLEKRLMRDASLAAVLQQKISDYLRKGYIRKLSEEELIRPNRRTWYLPVFPVKNPNKPGKIRIVWDAAATAFGKSLNSFLLTGPDQLASLFSILIQFRERAIGLTGDLREMFHQVSIRNEDQLCQLFFWRDEDGQLSTYVMRVMTFGACCSPSSAQYAKNMNAERFRYQYPTAANVIQKRHYVDDMLVSVDTEGEAIQLAKQVTFVHAQGGFEIRNWISNSQRVLRALDENSTKEKNLDLAPELATEKVLGMWWCTASDVFSYKVGWNRYERPLLEGQRCPTKREMLRILMSMFDPLGLIAQFLMYLKILMQEVWRSGADWDDEINGVLFSKWQTWLQILPQIETLKIPRCYRSRIPADFSDVQLHMFVDASEDGMAAACYLRYSHGDTIECTLVAAKTRVSPLKFHSIPRLELQAAVLGVRLASTVKESLSVNITRRIFWSDSPDVICWVNSDHRRFTPFVAHRVSEILDSTEPADWRWVPTKQNVADDGTKWVKLPDMSAEARWYTGPHFLMCTEKYWPQQPTVTRTTETELRPYLLMHVQKTEPLLCFSDFSSWRKMVNTIAYVLRFSNNIIKRMKRQAVTNGHPSMEELTASESHLIRQAQEDAYPDEYTLLHQSGGATLPKTSALYKLTPWIDKHGIMRIRGRISACEFATEDAKNPIILPRNHHVTSLIVAHYHQKYHHQNHETVINEIRQRYSISRLRSTYLRVRNSCQRCKNNRAIPQPPIMADLPHTRLDAFARPFTHVGVDYFGPITVVIGRRSEKRWGILVTCMTIRAIHIEIVHSLSTNSCIIALRNFISRRGTPRTIYSDRGTNFVGACREMQKAEASVNIEEMMKAFVSSETKWVFLPPLSPHMGGCWERLIGTVKRNMTAILSTQKLTDEVLRNVLAEIENVVNSRPLTHVPIDDDSGPALTPNHFLLGSSDGTKPLCTLEDSGAALRQCWRASQILANRFWKRWLSSYLPEITRRTKWFINTKAIGIDDVVIIADPKNPRNCWPRGKVIGICPGRDGQPRSATVKTGNGVYERPVAKLAVLDVRRDD, from the coding sequence ATGTCGAGTAGAGGTTTACGTTCGAAAAAAACCAATGATGTAGCGGAGAGTGAAACTGGTGGTCAAGATGGTACGCAAAAGGTGGTTACGGAGGATTCAGAAACACCCATTCCCAGAAGATCATGTCAGATATGTCATGGGGAAAATACAAACCAGATGGTGCGCTGTGATGTATGCCAAAAATGGCATCACTACCAATGTGTTGGGGTAACACAGGTATCTGAAAAACAACCCTGGAGTTGCGCCAAATGCAAAGCTGCAACCGGTGTCCAGGATACGTGTTCAAATACCATCAAACCTCCTGTGCTGCTTGGTAGTCAAAGTCAAAAGCAACCAGAAGCCGTTCCTGGAACTTCCTCTGCATCCCTCGTTCAACAAAAAGGCACTCAACAATCACAGGTCGTGAATTCAATCGGAAACAAATCAGCAAATGAGACCATTCCGAACATAACATCACTTCCACTGAAACAGTCAGCAAACCCTGTATTAAGTAAAACGATATCAAATGCAAAAGAGACGTTGCCAAGGAAACCTGCATCGAACGCGTCAGGAGTGTCCAACCGATCGACACAAACACTCTTAAAACTAAAGTTGCGAAAGCTAGAGGAGGAACGTGAATTGGAACGTCGACGAACTGCAGATGAGGCAGCCAAGGATAAAGAGTTCCTGGAGAAGAAGTACAAGATACTAGAAGAAATGGCTAGTGAAGGTGGTTCGAATGACGGCGATGCTATGAGCCGCGTGGAGGAGTGGATGGATGAAACGGTGAATCAAAACGGAAACCAACCGGGTAATCCGCCCCCTCTTGGCTGCACGAGCTGCAACCGTTCTCAAATCAATACACAACGAATCAACTGCGCTCCGCTACCACAAACCACGTGCGAGGTACCGAATCAGACTCTCGTTCCCGTTCCTCAACAGCAGAATAACTACCGTCCAgtgtatgatgatgatgacgtagAACAGTGTCCGCTAACCCGGAAACAGCTGGCAGCGCGTCAAGCAATCTCAAAGGAGCTACCCACGTTTTCCGGTAACCCAGAGGAGTGGCCTCTATTCTTGTCATCCTTCAACAGCACGACAGCGATTTGTGGATTTTCGGATGCAGAAAACATCATTCGGTTGCAAAAATGTTTGAGAGGGCGAGCATACGAAGCGGTTAAAAGTCGTCTGATGCACCCGGCAAATGTGGTTGGCGTAATAACGACTCTAAAAATGTTATTTGGACAGCCGGAAGCCATCGTACACACACTAATCGCGAAGATCAACTCACTACCCGCGTTGAGGGAAGATAAGCTGGAGACCCTTGTAAATTTCGCTGTCAGCGTGGACAACTTTTGTGCTACGGTGGACGCCTGCGAGTTAGAAGAGCACCTCTACAACGTATCGTTGATGCATCAATTGGTCAGTAAACTGCCTTCTTCCATAAAACTGAATTGGGCCCAGTACAGACAAACGCTGCCGGCAGTTAACTTGGCTTCTTTTAGCCACTGGCTTTATTCCCTAGCAGAGGCTGCTAGCGCTATAACTATTCCGAATGATATTGGAGACATAAGAACAACGCGGAGCGAAAACCGTGGAAATAAAAAAGGTAACACTTTCGTGAACTCTCACTCCGAGGACGTCTCTCCGGAAACATACTCCCAGAAATCATCCTTTGTGAGGACAGCAAGCGAAGGCTGCATGATATGTAAAGGGATGTGCAAATCCATTTGTAAATGCAAACGGTTCCTAGAAATGTCGCGTGACTCACGTTGGGCAGTTGTGAGAGAATACGGACTCTGTCGTAGATGCCTGCGACGACACTATGGGGGATGTCAAGCAAGATTATGCGGTAAGAATGGTTGTCAGTTTAAACACCATGAATTATTGCATAACGACGAGAAAAAACCACCGAACGCTGAAGTCGTAGAAGCGATTACTCCTCAATCAAGTTCGAGTTCAAACCATCAGGGATGTCATACTCATCAAGTGAAGTCTAGCAGAACTCTATTCCGTTATTTGCCAGTACGTCTACATGGGAAGCACGGCTCCATATGTACCTTCGCCTTCCTAGATGACGGGTCAAGTTTGACACTAGTGGACAGTGATTTGGCAGATGAGCTGAGACTTGAAGGGGAAGTAAAACCCCTCTGTCTGCACTGGACAGGCGGCACACAGCGCCAAGAAGAAACCTCACGAGTCGTTAGTTTTGAAGTTgctggaatacgagacgaatcCCATAAATTCAGCCTAACTGGAGTAAGGACGGTCAACGAATTATTACTTCCACCACAAACGTTGAACATAGAGGAATTATCTCGCCTGTATCCACACCTCCGAAACCTTCCCATCCTCTCCTACGAAGCTGTGCGACCAAGAATCCTAATTGGGATGAAGGATCAACACCTCACTCTCGTCCTCAAGAGTCGAGAAGGAGGACCAAATCAACCGCTTGCAGTGAAGACCCGCTTAGGCTGGACAGTGTGTGGGGGCGCCAATGAAAATGATACACCCAACCTAGTACATTCGATTTTTCACATTTGTCCGTGTGAAAACCGTTCAGACGATGACCTTCATCAGGCGATGAAGAGGTATTTCTCTTTAGACAGTTTAGGTGTAGTTAAATCGGGAACATCTCTACTCTCCAGAGACGAACAACGAGCACAATCTCTTCTTCAATCTCTTACAAAATTCACGGGAACACGTTTCGAGACCGGACTACTCTGGCGCTACGACGAAGTCCGTCTTCCAGATAGTCGAGCGATGGCAATGCGTCGGTTTCAATGCCTCGAGAAACGCTTGATGAGAGATGCTTCGCTTGCAGCAGTCTTGCAACAGAAAATTTCTGATTATCTACGCAAAGGCTATATCCGAAAGCTATCAGAGGAGGAACTTATACGCCCAAACCGTCGCACCTGGTATCTTCCTGTGTTTCCAGTAAAGAACCCTAATAAGCCAGGGAAAATTCGCATCGTGTGGGATGCTGCAGCCACTGCTTTCGGAAAGTCACTAAATTCATTTCTTCTGACGGGGCCTGACCAGCTTGCATCGTTGTTCTCTATTCTCATCCAGTTCCGTGAGCGTGCGATTGGACTAACGGGTGATCTGCGAGAGATGTTCCATCAAGTCTCGATACGGAACGAAGACCAACTTTGTCAACTCTTTTTCTGGAGAGATGAGGATGGTCAGCTGTCAACCTATGTGATGCGTGTTATGACTTTTGGTGCTTGTTGCTCGCCAAGCAGTGCACAATATGCGAAGAATATGAATGCAGAGCGGTTCAGATACCAGTACCCGACAGCAGCAAACGTTATTCAAAAGCGTCACTACGTGGATGATATGCTAGTTAGCGTCGATACGGAAGGAGAGGCAATACAACTGGCAAAGCAGGTTACGTTCGTTCACGCGCAAGGCGGTTTTGAGATCAGAAACTGGATCAGTAATTCTCAACGGGTACTGAGAGCCCTGGATGAGAACAGTACGAAGGAGAAGAACCTTGACCTCGCTCCGGAATTGGCCACGGAGAAGGTGTTGGGGATGTGGTGGTGTACCGCGTCTGATGTCTTCTCATATAAAGTTGGATGGAACCGATACGAGCGCCCCCTCCTGGAGGGTCAACGTTGCCCGACAAAGCGGGAAATGCTACGAATCCTTATGTCTATGTTCGATCCCTTGGGGTTAATTGCACAATTCCTGATGTACCTGAAGATCCTCATGCAGGAAGTCTGGCGGTCCGGAGCTGATTGGGACGATGAAATTAACGGAGTACTCTTCTCCAAGTGGCAGACGTGGCTTCAGATCCTCCCACAAATCGAAACGCTCAAGATTCCTCGTTGCTATCGCAGTCGAATTCCAGCAGATTTTTCCGACGTGCAGCTCCATATGTTTGTAGACGCGAGTGAGGATGGAATGGCTGCAGCTTGCTATCTTCGTTACTCCCATGGCGATACCATCGAATGCACGTTAGTCGCTGCCAAAACCAGAGTTTCTCCGTTGAAATTCCACTCGATTCCTAGATTGGAACTTCAAGCAGCGGTGTTGGGTGTTCGATTGGCTTCCACAGTAAAAGAATCCTTATCTGTGAACATCACTCGGCGAATTTTTTGGTCAGATTCACCAGATGTGATCTGCTGGGTCAATTCGGATCATCGGCGTTTTACACCATTTGTAGCCCACCGAGTTAGCGAAATTTTGGACTCCACAGAACCAGCAGATTGGCGCTGGGTTCCTACCAAGCAAAATGTCGCGGACGATGGCACTAAGTGGGTGAAACTACCAGACATGTCTGCAGAAGCTCGTTGGTACACAGGACCACATTTCCTGATGTGCACTGAGAAGTATTGGCCGCAACAACCAACCGTGACTAGGACAACAGAGACCGAACTACGCCCGTATTTGTTGATGCATGTCCAGAAAACTGAGCCGCTTCTCTGCTTCAGTGACTTCAGTAGCTGGAGAAAGATGGTGAACACAATTGCATACGTTCTTCGGTTTTCCAACAATATCATTAAGAGGATGAAAAGGCAGGCAGTTACGAATGGCCATCCTTCAATGGAAGAGCTGACCGCCTCTGAATCCCATTTGATCCGGCAAGCACAAGAGGACGCCTACCCCGACGAATACACCCTTCTCCACCAGTCTGGTGGAGCCACGCTTCCGAAAACTAGCGCTTTGTATAAGCTCACCCCTTGGATCGACAAACACGGAATCATGCGGATACGAGGTCGTATTTCTGCCTGTGAGTTCGCGACCGAAGATGCCAAGAATCCGATCATTCTACCCCGTAACCACCACGTTACCAGTCTCATTGTTGCACACTATCACCAAAAATACCACCATCAGAATCACGAGACTGTAATTAACGAGATACGGCAACGTTACTCCATTTCTCGACTTCGAAGTACCTACTTACGGGTACGCAACAGTTGTCAACGATGTAAGAATAACCGGGCAATTCCGCAGCCCCCTATCATGGCAGATCTCCCACATACCAGGTTGGACGCATTCGCTCGACCGTTCACCCATGTAGGCGTGGACTACTTCGGTCCTATTACAGTCGTAATAGGCAGGCGATCGGAAAAGCGATGGGGGATTCTCGTAACCTGCATGACAATACGAGCCATCCATATTGAGATCGTCCATTCGCTGAGCACTAATTCGTGCATCATCGCGCTGCGCAATTTTATCTCGCGTCGGGGTACGCCCCGAACGATCTATAGTGATCGCGGTACCAACTTTGTCGGAGCATGTCGTGAGATGCAGAAGGCAGAAGCTTCGGTCAACATAGAAGAGATGATGAAGGCGTTCGTTTCATCGGAAACCAAATGGGTCTTCCTCCCACCTCTATCTCCACACATGGGCGGCTGCTGGGAGAGATTGATTGGAACAGTCAAACGAAACATGACGGCTATTTTGTCAACGCAAAAACTGACGGACGAAGTACTTCGAAATGTTTTGGCCGAAATTGAAAACGTAGTGAATTCTCGACCACTTACTCATGTTCCGATCGATGACGATTCCGGCCCAGCCTTGACTCCAAACCATTTCCTCCTTGGATCATCCGATGGTACCAAACCTTTGTGCACTCTAGAAGACAGTGGTGCCGCATTACGGCAGTGTTGGCGTGCATCGCAGATACTCGCGAATAGATTTTGGAAACGTTGGCTGAGTTCGTATTTACCTGAGATCACCCGCAGAACTAAGTGGTTTATCAACACGAAGGCGATTGGAATCGACGACGTGGTAATCATTGCTGACCCTAAAAATCCCCGGAATTGTTGGCCCAGGGGGAAGGTCATCGGAATCTGTCCTGGAAGAGATGGACAACCTCGATCAGCAACTGTGAAAACAGGGAACGGTGTCTACGAGCGACCAGTTGCTAAACTGGCTGTGCTAGATGTACGGCGCGATGATTAG